The genomic segment GTTGAGGAACAAATAGATAGAGCAACTGTCCATGTCGGTGAGCCAGAGGGTGAACCCTTGTTGGATGCCGTGGATTTGGTCGCGGGCTATTTACCCGGAGTCAATATTCTTAATGGAGCTTCACTCTCGCTACATCAAGGTGAGATTGTTGGGATTATCGGGCCTAATGGAGCAGGGAAATCTACCTTATTGAAAGCGTTATTCGGCTTGGTTCATGTCAAGTCAGGTTCGCTATTGCTTCACGGCGAAGCCATCACTAATTTGCGAGCAGACAAATTAGTGTCAATGGGTGTTGGCTTTGTGCCGCAAACTGAGAATGTCTTCCCAAGCCTGACAGTCAGAGAGAATTTGCAGATGGGAGCATATCAAAGTCCGCAGCTGTTTGTGGAACGTTTTGATTATGTCACGTCAATTTTCCCTCGATTAGGTGAGCGAAAAGATCAGACTGCAGGATCACTTTCTGGTGGTGAACGTCAGATGGTGGCCATGGGGCGGGCATTGATGATGAAGCCTTCAGTGCTATTACTCGATGAGCCGTCGGCTGGATTGAGCCCAATGCTACAAGACGAAACTTTTATTCGTGTTCGTCAGGTCAACAAGGCCGGAGTCAGTGTCATCATCGTGGAACAGAATGCAAGGCGATGCCTACAAATATGTGACCGTGGATACGTTCTCGATCAGGGCCGCAACGCTTATTCCGGACGTGGTCGTGAGCTGCTGAATGACCCGAAAGTTATTTCTCTCTACTTGGGGAATTTGGAGGAAACAGTCGAAGAGGAAGGTCGCTGAATCTCTGGTGAATCTGCTTCATTGTTTTAAGAGATGATTCATCTATTGAGTCCAGCCTATGAATTTTCATCATTCACAGGCTGGATTTCAGCATGCCCGATAACGGATTTTCCTTGTGTTTCCAACAGTTTTCGTACTTCATCTTCAAGAAATATGAGGTACACGCAACCGTTGCAAGCGGCTCCTAATCTGATTTGCATGGTCACATTCAGAGAAATTGTTTCCATACCCCAATGGTGTACCGCTGGTGAGCGTTGATTGCACTTCCAACACTGAGGGTCAGGGAGAAAACAGAGAGGGAATGGTGATGTTAATATGCGAAAGAATAGATCGTTAGTAGTGACTGCCACTGCATCAATGGCTGCATTGGTGATGGGGCTTTCAGCATGCGGAGGATCTGGTAGCGCATCTAGCTCAAGTTCATCCTCGGATGGGCAGTTCGTTGTCGGCGGGCTGTTCCCGCTCACCGGATCATTGGCATACTTAGGGCCGGCAGAGACCTCTGCGGCAGACTTGGCCATTAAAGACATTAATGCAGCTGGCGGTGTGCTTGGCAAGGATGTTAAAGAGGTTAGCGCTGATGTCTCCGATGCTGACCACGCTGATCAAAACACCACTGCAGCGCAGTCCGTGTTGTCCAAGAACCCCTCAGTGGTGATGGGTCCAGCATCTAGCTCGGTGGTCAAGAACACGTATAAAGCAGTGACCGAGGCGAAGGTCCCGATGATTTCTATGGGTGCAACCTCGCCGTCACTTTCTGGTATCAGCCCGTATTTCTTCCGTACTGTTCCGCCAGATTCAGTACAGGGCGCTGTACTGAGTAGTTTGATTGCTCAGGATGGTGTACAAAAGCTCGCTATTGCAGTCTTTAACGAAGAATACGGTACGGGTCTGCGCAAAGTGATTGTCAACAGTCTTAAGGACGCTGGCGTGGATGTGGTGTATGGCGAGAGCGATACATTCGACCCAACAGAAACGAACTTCTCATCGTTGGTTACTTCAATTAAAGCCACCAATCCTGACGCAGTATTGGTTATCGCATTTGACCAGACCAAGCAGTTGCTGAAGGAAATGAGCAGCCAAGGACTTGATACCAAAACGAAACTGTATATGACTGACGGTAATACTGCAGATTACTCAGCTGACTTCGATGCAGGATTCCTTGAAGGGGCTCAGGGAACCATTCCTGGCGCACATCCCAGCGATGATTTCCAAAAGCGTTTGCAGGGAATCGAACCTAAACTGTCAGATTTCACATATTCAGCAGAAACCTATGACGGCATTGTGCTTGCTGCTCTTGCAGCAGAAAAGGGTGGCGCTGTAGATGGAGAGACCGTTCAGAAGAATTTGGCCGCTGTCTCGGGTGCCGACGGTGGGGAGAAGTGCACCACATTCAAGGCATGCTCCGCTTTGATTAAAGACAAGAAGGACATTCAATATGTCGGCTTGGCAGGTATCGGACCGTTCAATAGTAATAATGATCCAGGCTCTGCTTCCATCGGTATCTATAAGTTCGATTCAGCTAACAAGCCGGTGTACAGCCGCTCGCAGGAAGGTGAAGTGCCGAAGAGCTGATTGATGCCAAATGCTAATGCTCTTGGCAATGCACGAAAGTACGGCAGCAGCGCAGAGCGTTAATTAATAATGAGTTGAGGGTTGGGGTGTGACGTTGTAGTGCAAACGTCACACCCCAACCCTCAACTCATTGAGATGCAGAGATGGCAACATACAGATTCTTGCTGAGGAGCTCCTTGTGTAGAACAGACATAGGCTGCTGAGGAAAACAGCAAAGATTCTTGCTGTGGATTACAATTCATGAAAGAACAGTCGAGGCTTGGCGGTCCTCAACTCATGGAAAGGCAGTGTTATGGTTGGCATGCGTGATGTGGCCAAAAAGGCAGGCGTCGCGCTGAGCACGGTGTCGTTGGTTGTCAACGAGAACGGATATGTTTCTGATCAGATGCGTGTGCGCGTGGAGAATGCGATGCACGAACTGGATTATGTCCCTAATGAGTTGGCGCGGAATCTTTATCACGGGCGTTCGCATATTATCGGCGTGATAGTACCAACAATCCAGCACCCTTTCTTTGCAACTCTCACTGCGTATCTGCAACAAGTATTTGCCAAGCATGGCCTGTACACCATGCTGTGTTCCACTTTTGATATCGGTGAAGGCGAGGCGCCGTACGTCGATATGCTCAGGCGACGTATGTTGGACGGCATAATCCTTGGCGCACATACTGACTATCCACATGACTATTGGACTTCAATAGAGCGTCCAGTAGTGGCTTTTGACAGATCGCTGGGCGCAAGCATTCCCTCTGTGGGGTCTGATCATGAGCAGGGTGGAGAATTAGCTGCATCGCTTTTTGCACTTACTGGTGTGCGGCATGTGGTCGAGATAGGAGGGCCGCGCTCACGGTTCCACGACGCTGCAGATGACTCCAGTGCTGGTGAAAATCTCAACGTGCTAAGTCCTGCGCTTGAGACCACTCAGCAGTCAGATACCTCCGGTAATACCAAGCATCGCAGCACCTTTCCGCCTGTGAGATACCAATTAGCATTTGAATCGGTGCTAGAAGCGGCTGGTATTCGTTACGACTATATGGAGATTCCTTCCGTTGCTGATCTCTCGCAATTTGAACGTGTAGCTCGGCAAGTTTTTGAGCGCTACCCCGACGCTGATGCGATTATGGCACCGGATCTTGCCGCAGCCTTCTGCGTTCAAGAGGCACTGAGAAGAGGAATGCGCATTCCCGAATCCATGCAAATTCTTGCTTACGATGGTACGTATGTTACTGACGCTGCTGGGATGAAAATCACCAGTATTCTGCAAGACTTCCCTGGTATCGCGAAAAAACTTTCAGATGCCATGCTAGAAACCATCAATACTGATGCTCAGAGTGTTGGAACGAGGAATGCTGCCAAAGATTCGAACGGCACTGTTGACAAGGTACAGTCAGCGTCTGTCCCTACGCAGGCCGAAGACTCTGCCCGTGCTACAGACGATAGCTCGTATCACGAAATCAGCGTCGCAGGAACGCTTGGCCATACAGTACCGATGAAGATTAAAATGGGGCAGACTACACGCTGGAATGAGGCAATCCGCGGATTGTTGCTCGGTTCGCACCCTCAGACGGATTGATTTCCAATTTTCCTCTTATCGAGTGATGTATTTATTGTGCGGTGAAGGTACAGATTTGTGCACACCGAGTCACGCAACATTTTCGGTGGATATGTAGCTCCTGTATGCCCTGTGCGCTCATGTGGAGTTACAGCTTAACCTCAACTCTAACAAAGGCAGTAGGTGCATATCTAAGGCTGTCGAACCGGTTCGATACAATTGTTCGCGTGTCTGATACGCAAGGTCTGAATACTGCGTAAAGAGACATGTTGCATACGAATGACGTTGCACACAACGATGTGACCGTTTCGCTAACGAACAAGGAGGTCCGATGCTGAACAAAGTACAGCTCATCACCTACGCCAATCGACTTGGCGAAGGAACGATTGAGTCAATGACAGAGCAGTTGCGAAGCAAATTCGCAGGTGCATATGAAGGTGTGCACATCCTTCCATTTTTTACTCCCTTCGACGGGGCTGACGCTGGCTTCGACCCTATGGATCACACGGCAGTAGATCCGAGATTGGGCTCATGGAATGATGTTGCTGAGCTTTCGAAGACGCACAGCATCATGGTTGATGCCATTGTTAATCATGTGAGTTGGAAGTCGGCGCAATTCCAGGATGTGCTTGCCAAGGGAGAGGATTCTCCCTACTATCCTATGTTCCTTACGATGAGTTCAATATTCCCAGAGGGCGCCACTGAGGATGAGTTGACAGATATTTACCGTCCTCGCCCTGGTCTGCCATTCACTCATTACAATTTCAATGGCAAAACTCGGTTGGTCTGGACCACTTTCACACCACAGCAAGTTGATGTTGATACCGATTCGGCTGAGGGTTGGGCATATTTGATGTCAATTCTCGACAAAATGGGGCAATCTCACGTTTCGTCTCTCAGACTCGATGCTGTTGGCTATGGAGCCAAGGAATCCGGCACTAGTTGTTTTATGACTCCGAAGACTTTCCAGCTCATTGGTCGTTTGCGCGAAGAGGCTGCGAAGCGTGGGCTGGAAATACTCATTGAGGTGCATTCTTATTACAAGAAACAAGTAGAGATTGCGAGCAAGGTCGATTGGGTTTATGACTTCGCATTGCCACCACTGCTCTTGCACTCTCTCTTCACTGGGACTGTGGGACCGCTGGCAAAATGGGTATCCATACGTCCAACAAATGCGGTAACCGTGTTAGATACTCACGATGGCATCGGCGTGATCGATATTGGTCCTGACCAGATGGATCGTAGCAAGCAAGGATTAATCAGCGATGAGGCCGTGGATCAGCTGGTAGAAACGATCCACGAACGTACTCATGGACAAAGTGCTGAAGCTACCGGTGCAGCTGCATCAAATTTGGACTTGTACCAAGTTAATTCCACCTTCTACTCCGCACTTGGAGCTGACGATCGAGAATACTTAGCGGCGCGAGCGGTGCAATTCTTCCTCCCAGGTGTTCCACAGGTGTATTACGTGGGCGCACTCGCCGGTGAGAACGACATGGATCTGTTGAAAAAGACAAATAACGGTCGTGATATCAACCGTCATTACTACACGTCTGAAGAGATTGACGAAAACCTGAAACGTCCAGTTGTTCAGTCGCTGAACGCTCTCTGCCATCTGAGAAATACTCTCGATGCGTTCGACGGAGAATTCTCCTTCGGCGTTCAAGGAGAAACCATCGAACTTGCTTGGTCTGGTGAGCACAGTTCAGCTCAGCTCACTTTTGCGCCAGGCAATCATGAGGCCATAACGAAGTTGGCGTGGACTGATAATTCCGGAGCGCACAGCAGTGACGATTTGCTGTCGAACCCACCACAAATAGATTAATGATTAGGCGCCACAATACCGATGTAAGCGAATGCAGAAGCATTTTGTGGCGCCAATCTCGTGATGTTCTTTGGAGGAAACGTGTCTGATAAGCACGGCAACGAGGGAAATAACGGTAATACATCGGGCAAATCAGATGAAGATCGGCAAGTTATTCCACCAGATCTGCATATGAGAGTATCCACTCCCTCAGCTGCACAACCTGAAACTCAGGGGATACGGATGGTTGCGGAAACTGCTCCGGCTGTTGCGGCTGCAGGGGCTGTGTCGCCTTCGCATTCGATAGACGCGGCTGTTCCTGATAAAGAATCAGCCTTTATGGATATGCGTGACCCCATGGTAAGCGCTGACGGTCATCGACCTAACCGCAAAGAGATCATCAGATTAACCGTTGGCTTCACTCTTAGTGCCGTTGCTTGTGCGATTCCATGGGTGGCTCTGAGCTCATTAATTCTTCCTCAGTTGCTTGACCAAATTGATTCAAGTACGCGCGAAGCCATGATTGGCACTATCAACGCTGTTGGTTCTGTGGTTGCACTGCTGTCGAATGTGGTGTTTGGTACTCTGTCAGATTTGACTCGTTCGCGTTTTGGTAAACGCTCACCATGGATTATTGGTGGTGGCTTGCTCACGGGTCTATGCATCTTCGGCATTGCTTTTACAAACTCACAAACCATGATTCTGGTCTTATGGTGCACGGCTCAAATCGGCTACAACATGATGCTGGCACCTTTTGTGGCCACGATGTCCGACCGCGTACCTGATAAAGTTCGTGGCACAGTTTCTGGATTTTATGGTGCGGGTATAGCAGTCGGGCAGACATTGGGTTCCTTGATTGGTTCCCAGCTCATCGGTCATATTCAGGGTGGTTTCTTCATGGGGGCTGCTGTGTTTGCCATAATCGGTATTGTCACCGTTATGGTGTGGCCCAAAGAGCGCTCGAGTGTCACCACGGTGCGAAAGCCTTTCAGCATGAAGATGTTGTTGCTGAGTTTCCAGCCCCCGAAGAACGCGCCTGATTTCTATTACGCGTTGTTCGGACGTACTTTGATGATGGCCGGTTACAACATGGTTACGATGTATCAGCTGTACATCGTGAAGTATTACGTGCTGAAAGATTCCGGTCTTGATGAAGCACATTTGGCCACCAACGCAGCGACAATCATCGCCACAATGTCGATTATCACCTTAGTGGTGTCCTTGGTAGCAGCATTAGTTGCGGGTCCCATTTCTGATAAATTAGGTATGCGAAAAATACCAATATCTCTCTCGAGCTGTTTATTTGCAGTAGGTGTGGCAATGCCTTGGATCTTCCCGAACGCTCTCGGCATGTACCTCTTCGCAGGCATAGCCGGATTTGGCTATGGTGTTTATAACGCTATCGATCAGGCGCTGAATGTTGCCGTATTACCGAATCCAGAAGAAGCTGGTAAAGACTTAGGCATTTTGAATTTAGCAAATACCTTGTGCACAGTGTTGGGATCAATGTTGGCTTCCGGTGTGGTGCTGATGTCAGGTCGCAACTACATGTGGATATTCCCAACGGCAATAGTTGTGGTGCTCATGGCTGCAGTGCTCATTATGCGTATTAGGAATGTGAAATAGCGTTTTCCTTAGTGGACTAACAAGGAATGGGAATGTGCACACTGCTGTGTGCGGAGTCTCGTTCTCGGAGTGTGGTGTGGGAATGTGCACACTCGCTGTAGTTTCCACGCACTCCCAATATGTCCACTATGTGGACATGACACTGCGCTTTCCTGTACTTCAGACCTATGGTCTGCTCTAGTCCGGTTGATAAACATCCGGTTATGGCATGAAAGTGAGGAGTGACATGATGAAGAGTTATCTGCAACATGTTGATTACTGCCTCGCTGATACCCATAGTGAATGCGCACGAATTATTAGCCCGTCTTCGTTGGCGGACTGAAACAGCATTCCAAACTGTTCAACCCCACCACGAAGAGCGGGGTTCTGAGCAGACCGGACGATTCACCTCAATCACGTAAACATACGTCATTCAGTAGTGTTCGTCATCATTCTCAGCAATAAACCCCGTAAATTGCACGGGGTTTTGTTGTATCGCATGTCAAATATGGCAAACGATACTGAATGAGGAGATGACAAGGATGACAACAGTCGATGTACCAGCTGATACAAGCCTTGCGCAGGGCGAAACAGCGACTGCACAACAGCAAAGAACAGCAGTAGAGCAATCGACAACGCAATCTGCGCTGCACCAGAAGATGGATCTGCTGGCGAGGGATTCAGTAAAAACTGTAATTGGTGCTTCGATGGTAGGTACAGCCATTGAATTCTATGATTTCTATGCCTATGGCACAGCTTCGGCGAATTACTTCCCCAAGATTTTCTTCCCTGAAGCCAACCCGACTGTGGGGCTGCTTGCATCGTTACTGACCTTCGCTATCGCTTTTATTGCGAGACCATTAGGTTCTTTGCTTTTTGGTCATTTCGGGGATCGCATGGGCCGCAAAACCACTCTTGTAGTTTCGCTGCTGCTGATGGGTTGCGCTACTGTGTTCATCGGTCTTCTACCCACATACAACAGTTGGGGATTGCTCTCGGTCGTATTACTGTGCATTTGTCGATTTGTACAAGGTATCGGATTGGGCGGCGAATGGTCTGGCGCTGCTTTGGTTGCCACAGAAAATGCTCCTGCGAATCGTAGAGCTCTGTATGGCTCTTTCCCTGAACTCGGAGCGCCCATTGGCTTCTTCCTATCGAATGGCACCTTCTTTGTACTTGAGATGTTTTGCACGCCTGAGCAGATGTTGAGCTGGGGTTGGCGCGTGCCATTCTTACTGTCAGCGGTTCTTGTTGTCGTCGGTTTGACAATTCGTGTGCACATGGAAGAAACACCGATATTTCGTATGGCACTTGAGCAACAGAAAGTAGTCAAAGCTCCACTGGCTGAAGTATTCCGCAAAAGTTGGAAGCAAGTGTTGCAAGCGACATTCCTCGTAGCGGTTACCTACACATTGTTCTATACCTTGGCAACATGGTCACTGGCTTTTGCCACCAAAGCCAAAGGTCAGGGTGGCGGTGGTCTGGGGTTCACTACCCAGGAATATTTGCTGATGTTAATGGCATCCATCGTGGTATTCGCAGTATTTATCGTGCTTTCGTGCGTATATGCGGACCGCTTGGGTCGACGTAGAGTACTGATAGCTAGTTCGATTGCGTTGGTGGTGTTTAGTCTGTTGTTCCCATATTTATTGATGGATCACCGCAACACTGTGCAAGTCATGGTATTTCTCTGTGTCGGTTTTGCTCTGATGGGCATAGCCTTCGGGCCAATTGGCGCAATGCTTCCCGAACTTTTCCCAACCAACGTTCGGTACTCAGGAGCCGGAATAGGTTATAACCTTGCAGCAATTGTGGGTGCAGCATTCGTACCGACAATCGCCACATGGCTCTCATCGCATTGGGGTGTGCGCTCAGTAGGCCTATACCTAGCTTTCATGGCATTGTGCTGCTTGATAGCAGTATTAAGTTGCCATGAAACTAAAGATGTTGATTTTAGTAGGTAGCTTCCACCGGTGTTGGCATCCGAAATGATTATCTGGTGGTTTCTGGCAAAGGATTTCAATAATGACATAAGCATCACTACAACCGAACATATAGTCAAAAACAATCAATCTTCGCAATTTAGTCAACCTGATATAGTCCACACAATGAACTTGGGCGGGTATGCACGGTAGAGTCGGGTAGAATCAACAACGGCTACCATAAGACTTTATTTCGGTTGGAGTCGAACGAGACAAAATCTCGGGGTTTCCACCGATAGACAGCGACTGTAAGTACACGACAACAAACGGCATGGCAGCAACCGTATTTCTGCCGAGAAAAAAATATAAGGAGTAGTGCATTCATAATGGCAGCACAAATCTGGTATGAACAGGATGGCGATCTTTCAGTTCTTCAAGGAAAGAAAGTGGCTATCATCGGTTACGGCTCACAGGGGCACGCACATGCGCTGAACCTGCGCGATTCCGGTGTTGACGTAGTCGTAGGGCTGCGTCCGAACTCGAAGTCCGTTGAGTTTGCCAAGGAGCAGGGACTTGAGGTCAAGTCCGTTCCTGAGGCAAGCGCCGAGGCTGATGTAATCATGATCCTGGCACCTGATCAGTACCAGCGCACCATCTGGACGAACGACATCGAGCCCAATATCAAGGAGGGCGCAGCAGTCGCCTTCGCTCATGGATTCAACATCCACTACGGCTACATCAAGCCTTCTGCAGATCACCCTGTATTCATGGTTGCCCCTAAGGGACCAGGACATATCGTCCGCCGTGAGTATGCGGCAGGCCGTGGCGTCCCTGTGGTTGTTGCTGTGGAGCAAGACCCACGCGGTGATGGTTGGGAAATTACTCTTGCGTATGCCAAGGCTCTGGGAGCTCTGCGCGCAGGTGCTATCAAGACGACCTTCAAGGAAGAGACCGAAACCGATCTCTTTGGCGAGCAGGACGTACTCATGGGTGGTATCAACCACCTAGTCGAGTGCGGCTTCGAGGTGCTGACCGAAGCTGGATACCAGCCTGAGATTGCTTACTTCGAGGTCTGCCATGAGCTGAAGATGCTCGTCGATCTGATGAACGAAGGCGGCCTGAACAAGGCTCGTTGGAGCTGCTCCGATACCGCCCAGTACGGTGATTACATCTCCAAGGTTGTCGACGACTCCACCAAGGATCGTATGCGTTACCAGCTGGGACGTATTCAGGATGGTTCCTTCGCCAAGGAGTTCATTGACGATCAGAACGCCGGAGCTCCTAAGTTCAAGGAACTGCAGGAGAAGTACTCCCACGAGAAGATCGAGGAAGTTGGCCCGAAGCTGCGTGCCATGTTCTCTTGGAACAAGGGCGAAGCTGCTGACGCCGACGAATCGCAGTCCTTCACCGGAAAGATTGCTCGCGCACAGGTGCAGTAATAACTCGGATTCATACATTGAATCCCATGAACAGGTAAAGAAATCCACCTGACTCTCGTAGCACGTTGGCCACAACCCGAAAGGTTGTGGCCAACGTGTTGTTATTACATGTGCGCCATTCCGGCTATAAGGCTGCCTGATAGTGCCTACTAACTGGCTGAATGTAATGCCAGCAAGTCCCGTGATGTGCCATGTCGTGATGCCTTGCGTACCTTGAGAAGAATGGTGATACCTACTGCTGCAAGCATGCCACTCATTCCTAGTGGCCAAGCGATGCTGCTACCGGTGTTGCCCAGTTTCTTCGCCATATTTCCTGCTGCATGAGTATGTTGTTTTAGACTTTGCTTGGCGACATGCACGGTTGCTTCTTGTTCGGCTTGTGTAGGAGAACCCTTCAAATTGGTAGTCTTCGCAGCAGTATTGCTCGTTGAAGCTGTCGAGCTGGGGTTTGAAGTGGGTTCGGTTGTGGATGAGTTTTGCGCATCAGGAGTGCTGACGGTGTTTAGCGTATACGACAGTGCATTCTGTCCGTCGGTATTCACGTTGATTGTTGACTGTTTATCCGTAGACAAACGGAGCATGGTGTAGGTTTTACCGCTTCCTTCTATGGTGAATTCGACGCTGCTTTGATCCTGCACAATGTGCAAGGTAACTGAGTGCGGTGAACTTTCGCCGCCCTTCGCCGCGATTACTTTGGTGTATTCGTATATGGCATCCGCATCCGTCAACCGGCTTGTTGAACGGGTAGCGGTGTATGAACCGCTGTCGGCGTCGTAAATGATAGTTACCGTTGAGTCTGGTTGTTCAAGTTTCACAGTGATATGCCCGTCGACTGCTTTGGCGTTGTCAACGTTGGTGAAGGTCAACTCAGCATTCTGCGCTGACGGACGTGTGATGTTGAGCAGGTTCTTGTTGCCTGTAATGCTGGTTGCCGAGCCTGTGAGAGCCTGTTCAAATAGCGCAGTAGGTTCTACGAAACTGCTACTTAGTGAGTAGTCTCCAGCTTTGCCAGTCAGGGTTAGTTGGCGTGCCAAACTTATCGAACCCAGTTTATACGTGATGCCATTATCGTCGCTAATGTCTTTGGCTGAATAACCCCAATTTCCTATCCAGGCTAATGAAGTGATTTGTGTGTTACTGCTTTGCATAAAATTGGCACCGTAATAGTCTGAACCGTCGTCGACTCGTTGGGGTTGTTGCTCGGGAATAAATATATTGTTGTCATCCAGATGGCCGACCATGTAATACGTGCCAGTAGTGGTGCCATATTGATACCCATTTGCGCCAAAGAAGAGTATGGTTTTTTCTTCTCCGCTTTCAGGGTCTCGCAGTGTTTTGATGTTTGGGCATTCGACTGTGCCTAAATCTTTGCCATTGAGTGCGCCGGCGTTCAAAATCGTGGCGCCAACATAGTCAAAGGAGATGCCATCTTCACTGGCATAAGTGCCGATTTTATCCCCTTCGGCGAGATACATCATCATATGTTTTGAACTGGAATCATAGAACATATATGGATCTCTGAAGTCAGTATGATCATCGGGAGCACTCATGATTGCAGAATCTCGATATGGTGTGAAGCTTTGCCCCTCATCAGTTGAGTATGCAACAAACTGTTTTTGCACACCCTCTATATAACTGGTGAAATAGGCGACCAGTGCAGTTTTAGGTAGATCCTTGAAGAATCCTTGATCATTGTTAATGATTGCTCCGGTAGCCATTGAGAACCATACGCCGTTGAATTTTGGTATAGAAACTCCAACGTTCTCGTAGTGCACGAAGTCTTGAGTTTTGACGTGATACCAAACTGTTCCGTCCCCGTCGTGTTTATACAGAGGGTTTTGGATATACATGAAATGGTAGTATCCGTCGCTGCCTTTCCAAATGCTCTGGATATCGTTCAAAAAGCCTTGTGGAGTGTTGTAATGGTAAAACTGATCGAATTGGCTGCTCGTTAGGCTGTCTGTTGTGGTGCTTGTCATGGTTGAGGTTGTTCCTGTGGTATTTTCTGTTGCGTGCGCCTGTGGTTGCGTTGCGATAGTGGTGCTCAACGCGGTAAGTGAGCACATGATGACTGTTGCGAGCCGTAACCATCGTGCGTGTGATGCTTTGTGTGCACTATGTTGCTGGTCAATGCTGATGTGTTGTTGATTATCTGTGGATGAGAAAAGTATGTTCATATGTCCCCCAAAGTGATGCAACAGCGCTGTTGCAGGCGTTCATTCAACACCAAGGTGAACTGTATTGCGTCAAACGTTTGACGGCAAGTTTTCTATAGCAATACCAAGTCGTATTGTTGTAATAATAGTTGCCTGTGGATAACAGTTAGCTGTGGCGACGCTGGCTAATCTCGTAGGCACACAGCAAAAAAATGAGCCAGATTGGTCCAACTGCAACAGCGACTCGATAGCTTGACGAGAAGCACATCAGAATAACCACACAAGCAAGGAAGATCAGCACAATAATATTGCTGATGGGCTGGTATGGCATCTTGAAACGGATTTTTTCAATAGCTAATTGTCCTTGAAGAGACGAGAGCTTGCCGGGGCCGTGACCTTCTACAACGCGTTTGCGAAATTTCATCTCGGTAATCACGATAATGACCCAATTGATAATGCCAGCGATTGTGGCTATAGACATCAGATAGTTGAAAGCGAAATCTGGCCAAAGGAATACCACCACAACCGCTATAGCGGTGATTGCTGCTGAAGTGAGTACTCCACCGACTGGTACACCATTTTTCGAAAGATGCCCAAGATATGCAGGTGCGTTGCCTTGTTTAGACAAAGAAAATAACATACGTGAGTTGGCGTATAACCCTGAGTTGTATACACTCATCACTGCTGTGAGACATACGAAATTGAGCACTCCAGCAGCAGCGTGAATGCCCACAGAGTCAAATATTTGTACGAACGGGCTGATTACTGTTCCTTGTGCATTTGGCACGCCAATAGTATTCCAAGGAACCACCGCCATAATGATTCCCAAAGCACCGATATAAAAGACTAAAATTCTCCAAATCACATCGTTGGTGGCTTTAGGAATTGTCCGTTGAGGTTCTGCAGTTTCTGCAGCAGTTATACCAATCAACTCGGTGCCGCCGAAACTGAACATCACTACGGCGAGTGCCATAAGTAAACCAGTCCATTGTCCATCGGCTGTCCGTGAGATTA from the Bifidobacterium sp. genome contains:
- the gtfA gene encoding sucrose phosphorylase, which encodes MLNKVQLITYANRLGEGTIESMTEQLRSKFAGAYEGVHILPFFTPFDGADAGFDPMDHTAVDPRLGSWNDVAELSKTHSIMVDAIVNHVSWKSAQFQDVLAKGEDSPYYPMFLTMSSIFPEGATEDELTDIYRPRPGLPFTHYNFNGKTRLVWTTFTPQQVDVDTDSAEGWAYLMSILDKMGQSHVSSLRLDAVGYGAKESGTSCFMTPKTFQLIGRLREEAAKRGLEILIEVHSYYKKQVEIASKVDWVYDFALPPLLLHSLFTGTVGPLAKWVSIRPTNAVTVLDTHDGIGVIDIGPDQMDRSKQGLISDEAVDQLVETIHERTHGQSAEATGAAASNLDLYQVNSTFYSALGADDREYLAARAVQFFLPGVPQVYYVGALAGENDMDLLKKTNNGRDINRHYYTSEEIDENLKRPVVQSLNALCHLRNTLDAFDGEFSFGVQGETIELAWSGEHSSAQLTFAPGNHEAITKLAWTDNSGAHSSDDLLSNPPQID
- a CDS encoding ABC transporter substrate-binding protein, giving the protein MRKNRSLVVTATASMAALVMGLSACGGSGSASSSSSSSDGQFVVGGLFPLTGSLAYLGPAETSAADLAIKDINAAGGVLGKDVKEVSADVSDADHADQNTTAAQSVLSKNPSVVMGPASSSVVKNTYKAVTEAKVPMISMGATSPSLSGISPYFFRTVPPDSVQGAVLSSLIAQDGVQKLAIAVFNEEYGTGLRKVIVNSLKDAGVDVVYGESDTFDPTETNFSSLVTSIKATNPDAVLVIAFDQTKQLLKEMSSQGLDTKTKLYMTDGNTADYSADFDAGFLEGAQGTIPGAHPSDDFQKRLQGIEPKLSDFTYSAETYDGIVLAALAAEKGGAVDGETVQKNLAAVSGADGGEKCTTFKACSALIKDKKDIQYVGLAGIGPFNSNNDPGSASIGIYKFDSANKPVYSRSQEGEVPKS
- a CDS encoding MFS transporter; translated protein: MDLLARDSVKTVIGASMVGTAIEFYDFYAYGTASANYFPKIFFPEANPTVGLLASLLTFAIAFIARPLGSLLFGHFGDRMGRKTTLVVSLLLMGCATVFIGLLPTYNSWGLLSVVLLCICRFVQGIGLGGEWSGAALVATENAPANRRALYGSFPELGAPIGFFLSNGTFFVLEMFCTPEQMLSWGWRVPFLLSAVLVVVGLTIRVHMEETPIFRMALEQQKVVKAPLAEVFRKSWKQVLQATFLVAVTYTLFYTLATWSLAFATKAKGQGGGGLGFTTQEYLLMLMASIVVFAVFIVLSCVYADRLGRRRVLIASSIALVVFSLLFPYLLMDHRNTVQVMVFLCVGFALMGIAFGPIGAMLPELFPTNVRYSGAGIGYNLAAIVGAAFVPTIATWLSSHWGVRSVGLYLAFMALCCLIAVLSCHETKDVDFSR
- a CDS encoding ABC transporter ATP-binding protein, with the translated sequence MAAVVEEQIDRATVHVGEPEGEPLLDAVDLVAGYLPGVNILNGASLSLHQGEIVGIIGPNGAGKSTLLKALFGLVHVKSGSLLLHGEAITNLRADKLVSMGVGFVPQTENVFPSLTVRENLQMGAYQSPQLFVERFDYVTSIFPRLGERKDQTAGSLSGGERQMVAMGRALMMKPSVLLLDEPSAGLSPMLQDETFIRVRQVNKAGVSVIIVEQNARRCLQICDRGYVLDQGRNAYSGRGRELLNDPKVISLYLGNLEETVEEEGR
- a CDS encoding MFS transporter translates to MRVSTPSAAQPETQGIRMVAETAPAVAAAGAVSPSHSIDAAVPDKESAFMDMRDPMVSADGHRPNRKEIIRLTVGFTLSAVACAIPWVALSSLILPQLLDQIDSSTREAMIGTINAVGSVVALLSNVVFGTLSDLTRSRFGKRSPWIIGGGLLTGLCIFGIAFTNSQTMILVLWCTAQIGYNMMLAPFVATMSDRVPDKVRGTVSGFYGAGIAVGQTLGSLIGSQLIGHIQGGFFMGAAVFAIIGIVTVMVWPKERSSVTTVRKPFSMKMLLLSFQPPKNAPDFYYALFGRTLMMAGYNMVTMYQLYIVKYYVLKDSGLDEAHLATNAATIIATMSIITLVVSLVAALVAGPISDKLGMRKIPISLSSCLFAVGVAMPWIFPNALGMYLFAGIAGFGYGVYNAIDQALNVAVLPNPEEAGKDLGILNLANTLCTVLGSMLASGVVLMSGRNYMWIFPTAIVVVLMAAVLIMRIRNVK